The nucleotide sequence GACCTGCACGGCCGCCTCCGCCGCGCCGGGCGTGACGCCGGGGCGGAGCCGCGCGGCGGCGCGGAAGCCGAGGCTTTCCGCGGAAGCGGGCGGCAGCACCGCGTGCCGGCTGGAGAGCGGGAGCCAGACCTGCAGCTGGCCGCCCGCGCCCACCCCGATGAACCGGGGGGGCGCCACGCCCACGACCGTGACCGGCACGCCGTTCACGAGCAGGGTCCTGCCGATCGCGCCCGGGCTCCTCCCGAAGAGCCGGTCCCAGGCGAGGTGCCCGATGACCGCCACCCTCGCAGACGCCGGGTCCTCGGCCTCGTACGTGGGAAGACCGGCGCCCATGACCGGCCGGACCCCCAGGACGGCGAAGTAGTTCTCGGTCACGAAGGTCGCGTCGGCCGTGAGCGCGCCGAGCTCGCTGTCTCCGGTCACGTCCAGCCCGACCTCCGCGTTCGCCCACCCTGCCACGGCGCTGAAGTGCTCGTTCAGCCGCCGGTACTCCTCGAACTCCTCGAGCGAGAACGCGCGCGACCTGCGCACGCCCGACTCGCCGGCCTGGCTGCCCCGGATGCGAACG is from Longimicrobiaceae bacterium and encodes:
- a CDS encoding ABC transporter permease, which produces MNVPDRFERRSGEESDGARGPGWRDSLAADARFALRHFRRRWGTTVTMLAILSLGMSISTLLFSVVYSFAVQPPPVVAREDGLVRIRGSQAGESGVRRSRAFSLEEFEEYRRLNEHFSAVAGWANAEVGLDVTGDSELGALTADATFVTENYFAVLGVRPVMGAGLPTYEAEDPASARVAVIGHLAWDRLFGRSPGAIGRTLLVNGVPVTVVGVAPPRFIGVGAGGQLQVWLPLSSRHAVLPPASAESLGFRAAARLRPGVTPGAAEAAVQV